In Neisseria perflava, the DNA window CTGAGAGCTTGCCGATGCGCTTATCCGCCAATGCCGTCAAATCAAAATAATCGAGCAACTCGTCCGCCCATTCATGGTTCAGACGGCCTTTTTGTACGAATGACGCCAACGCAATGTATTCGCGTACGGTCATCGGCATATTGTAACGGCCATGCTGCCCGACCCATGCCACCCTGCCCGTGCGGATTTGCGGCGCAACGGCCTCACCGAAAAGCATGATTCCCCCCTGCCCTGTTTGCCCGATTAAGGCCCGCAGCAAAGTAGATTTGCCTGCACCATTCGGGCCGATAATGACGGTCATGCCCGAAGGTATATCCAGTTGATCGATTTCAAGCAGGGTTTTGTCTTGGACGCGGACGGAAAGATTACAGATTTGAAATAAGGTGTGCATAGAAAAGATATGGGGCAATAAAGTTTCAGACGGCCTGTTTAAGCATCAACGGCTTTTCAAAGGCTTGATAAACAAATACATAAAAAACGGTCCGCCCAATAAGGCAATCACGATACCGACCGGCAGATCGACAGGGTATGTCAGCCAGCGCGCCGCGCCGTCCACCACCATCAAAAACACTGCGCCCAACCAAGCCGACAGCGTAATCAGTTTGCGGCGGCTGCCGCCGACGGTTTGCGCCAGCACATTGGGGATCATCATGCCGAGAAAACCGATGATGCCCGAAAGCGATACCGCTGCCCCTGTCATCAATGCCGCGCCGATTACGGTTTGCACACGCAATGCCCCGACCGACACCCCCATACTGGCAGCCGTGTCTTCGCCCGTCATCAAAACGTCCAACCGCCTGCCTGCGGATAACAAAATCAGAAAACCTGGCAACATGACTGCGATTGCCGCAACAGGCGATGAGAAACCGGCTTCGGCAAGGCTGCCCGACAGCCATGTGGTCGCGCTGCGCAATACCAAATCGTCCGATAAAAACAAAATCATACTGACTACCGCGCCCGAAAACGCGCTCAACACAAAACCCAACACCAGCAATCCTAAAGTACCGCCGCCGAGCAGTTTGTGCACTGCCAAAATCAGCAGGCACACACCCAATGCACCAAGAAAAGCCGCCGCCGGTACACCCATCGCGCCGCCACCCAAAGCCAATAACACAATCACGCCCAAGGCCGCCCCGCCCGACGTCCCGATCAAACTCGGATCGGCCAGCGGGTTCTCGAATAAAGCCTGCAATGCCGCACCCGAAGCGGACAAACCGGCCCCGACCAAAAGCGCGGTATAGATGCGCGGTAAACGGATTTGGCGGACGGTTTCATCCATCGCCAGCGGCGACTCCCACGCGCCAAAACCGATGCCGCAGCACAAATAAACGGCGGTGGCAGTAAGCAGCAGGCAAAGGGTAAGGGTATGCGGTTTCATGACATCATGCGGTTTAAACGGATTGAGGAACGGTTTCAGACGGCATTTTTAAGACAACCGTTTTGCTTCCTCCTCAATAAGAAGGAACAAATCAAGGCCGTCTGAAAACAAAAATCGGGCAGGCTTTTCAAAACAGGTGCGTTTATTTCGCTAAACCGTGCAAACGCTGAATCACTTGCGGCGTATCCAGTCCGTAACGGAACATATCGTTGGCCTTCCACAAATAAATCTTGCCGTTTTTCGCGGCAGGCGAGCCAGCGATTTCGGGGCGTGCGGCAAAGGTTTTGACGTTGCCTATCATGGCGGTGTTGTGGTCGGCAATAATGATGATGTCAGGTTTGGCCGCAATCCATGCCTCACGCGTCATCGGTTTGAGGCCGTCAATGGCGGCTGCGGCATTGATACCGCCGGCACGGCGGATGATTTCGTCGGCGGCAGTATTTTTGCCCGATACGATGCGCCCGTCGTAGCTGAAGAGGTAGCGTTTGCCGCTGGAAGGCTGCTGTTTCATATCCGCCTGCCACTTACTGGCCAACTTGTCCGCCTGTGCGCTTTTACCGATAAGCTGACCGATGTTGCGGATACTTTGCGGATAGGCGGCGATGCTGTCATCGGGCGCAACATTGACGGCTTTAATGCCTGCTTTTTGCAGGTGGGCAAAAATATCGGCAGGCTGCGCCATCCATGAACCGATGGCGATGTCGGGTTTAGCGGCCACAATCGGTTCAACCGTCAGACGGCGATGAATGCCGATACTGGGCTTGTTTTTCAACGCCGGATTTTGAACGGTCTGATCGCGGCCGACGATTTCGTCCAATGCGCCGAGCGCGGCAACGATGTCTGCCGTATCGGGGGTCAACACGACGATGCGTTGCGCGTGTGCAGTGCCGGCCAACGAAATAAACGCGGAAAGCAGGAGGAGTTTGAGTTTCATTGTTTTTCCTTGTCGAATGCTTTCAGACGGCCTGCTCGTTTTCTCAGGCCGTCTGAAAACGGTTGAATCACATTAGAACTTCAGTTGTACGGTTGCGGCGAAATTGCGGCCGGTTTCGGTGTACAAGTCCATCACACTGGTACGGCTCATGCCGGCAACGTCTGCGTGCTGCCAGTATTTTTTGTTGCCGACGTTGTAGATGTTTGCGCCGATTTCGAGGTTTTTAAACGGCTTGTACCACGCGCCGATATCCCATACGCCATAACCCGGCGCTTGGAAAACAGTGTCGCTGCTGACGCGGCTGTGTTTTTTCGACCAGCGCAGCTTGGTGCCGACACCCCATTTTTCCTGCGTGTAGTCCAAACCCAAAACACCGTTGAGCGGATAAGCGGAATCCAACGGTTTGCCGTCCTGCTGCTCACCGCGCATCCAAGCGATGCTGCCGGAGACTTGCCAGCCCGGCAGGAATTTGTAGGCGGCAGAAGCTTCGGCACCGTAGGTTTTGACGTGATCAAGGTTTTGATATTGGTACTGGATAATCGGGCGTCTGCCAACGGTGGAGGTACCGATTTCAGTGCGGTTGATGAAGTTACGGTAACGGTTGTAGAACGCGGTGACTTGCGCACGGGCGCGTTCGTTTTTGAATTTCATCCCCAATTCAAAGCTATTGGAGCGTTCGGATTTGAGGTTGGCATTGGGAATGACCGCATAGCCGTAGGTCGTATTGGCAAACGCCATGGTCGCGCTGTCAAACGGCGGCGTGCGGAAGCCTTGGGAATAAGTGGCAAAACCGGTGAACTGCTCACCCATCGGCACACTCAGGCGCAGGCTGGGCGTAAACGCGGAATCGCTGAAGCGCGTCGCCGTTCCGCCGGGATTGGCATTGAGATAGGCTTGGTCGGTCGACGTGTTCAGCTTGTCTTTTTCGTAACGTAAGGCCGGAGTTAGGACGATGCCGTTGCCGAAGGTTAGGCTGTCTTGTGCGTAAACGCTGAACGTTTTGCGCTTGCTGTCAGGGAAAGTTTTATTCGGATAGGTGCTGCCTGCATAAACTTTGCTGACGGCGCCGGTCAGATTGTCCACTGTCAGGCTGTCGCGCGGACGGGCGGTCTCGGTGTGTTTGTATTCGGCGCCGGCAACGACGGTTTGTTTGACCGTGCCGTCAAATTCCCACACGCCGCGCCCGTTCAGCCCGCGTATGGTCTGATTGAAACCGTAGTCGGAATAACGGGTCGAATTACCTAATTGGCGCGCGCCCATACGCGTAATGCTCGCATCGACGGCATCGTCTTCCGTACGCAGTTTTTGCTGATAGGCAGTCAGGTTCGCTTCTTTCAGATGGCCTTCGCCAGTGTAGCGGTAGCCCGCTTCGATACGTTGACGGCGGATACGGTCGCGGGCATTGCTCTCAGATGTTGCGATGGTTACCGGTCCGCGCGATTGCGAACCCAAGCCGTTTGCCAATACGGTATCGTTGGCGTGGTAATACTGTTCGTACAAAGTTTCCAAGCGGTGGTGTTCGTTGCCGATATTGCCTTTCGCCAAGATATTGTAGGCATTGTTTTTCTGTGGATTGGTGGCAGTACGCGCAGTCGAGTAGCTGGTATCGCTGCCCATGTTTTCGGTTTCATGACCTTGACGGCGCGTCAGCATCAGCAGACCTTCGGCGTTTTCATGGAAACCTGCCACAGTCGCCGTCACGCCATGGCTGCGGTCGCGACTGCGGTAGCCGTGTTTCAAACCGAAATGACCGCGTTTGCCCGCATCGACGAAATCACTCGGAGAAAGCGTCACCATGTTCACCACGCCGCCGAGCGCGTCGCTGCCGTACAGCGCGGAATAAGGGCCTTTGACAATATCGACCTGCTTAAGCGTGTCACTTTCGACCATATCGCGTCCCGAAATCGCGCCGTTGGAGCCACCGCCTGCATAAGATTCGGGAATGCGCACGCCATCTACCATCATCAGAATGCGGTTGCCGTCTATGCCTCGGATATTGATACCGGCATGACCGCGGCGGTTGTTGTCTGACGGCACGCTGACGCCGGATTCATACATCACGATATCGTCCAAATTCTGCGCCGAGGCTTGATTCAAGGTTTTACGTCCGATAACCGACACATTCGGCGCGGCTTTATCCAAGGTTTGCGCATTGCGGTCAGCCGTGACCACCACAGGCTCTATTTCTGCCTGAGCCACCGGCATCTGAGCCGCATATAACTGTCCGGAAAAAACCGCCCCTATTACACAGGCAATCGCTTTCTTTTTCATTACATAACCTTACTATTTGAATAATAATGGTTTGCATTTATAAAACAAACAGACGGTTTTTGCAAGTTTAAGATATAAACAAAAGGCCGTCTGAAAACCCGATAATTTAGGTTTTCAGACGGCCTGTCCTACTTCTGCTATTCAATTAAAACGTATGTTTAACCGTTGCAGTCACACTACGCGGCGTGCCGTAAACGTGAATATCCGGCATGGTGCGATAGCGTTTGTTAAAGACGTTTTCAAAGTCCAAACTGATGCGGGTGGATTTGCCGATTTTGTAATGACCGGTCAAGTCCAGCGTTGCGTACGGACGTTGGGTCAATGCAGCGGCGGCGGCTGGATTGATGTCTGCAGGGTATTCATCCAGCGTGTGGCTGCGGCTTTGCCAGTTGACGTTGGCACCCACGTTCAAACGGTCGGTCACATCATACGCGGTAAAGAGTTTGAACAGATGAACCGGATAAGACGGATGCAGTTGAACCCCTTCGCTGTCTTTAATTTTGGAACGTGCATAAGATGCATTCAGCAGCCATTTTTCGCTCAGACGGCCGCCGACAGAGAGTTCCACGCCTTTTGTTGT includes these proteins:
- a CDS encoding TonB-dependent hemoglobin/transferrin/lactoferrin family receptor; translated protein: MKKKAIACVIGAVFSGQLYAAQMPVAQAEIEPVVVTADRNAQTLDKAAPNVSVIGRKTLNQASAQNLDDIVMYESGVSVPSDNNRRGHAGINIRGIDGNRILMMVDGVRIPESYAGGGSNGAISGRDMVESDTLKQVDIVKGPYSALYGSDALGGVVNMVTLSPSDFVDAGKRGHFGLKHGYRSRDRSHGVTATVAGFHENAEGLLMLTRRQGHETENMGSDTSYSTARTATNPQKNNAYNILAKGNIGNEHHRLETLYEQYYHANDTVLANGLGSQSRGPVTIATSESNARDRIRRQRIEAGYRYTGEGHLKEANLTAYQQKLRTEDDAVDASITRMGARQLGNSTRYSDYGFNQTIRGLNGRGVWEFDGTVKQTVVAGAEYKHTETARPRDSLTVDNLTGAVSKVYAGSTYPNKTFPDSKRKTFSVYAQDSLTFGNGIVLTPALRYEKDKLNTSTDQAYLNANPGGTATRFSDSAFTPSLRLSVPMGEQFTGFATYSQGFRTPPFDSATMAFANTTYGYAVIPNANLKSERSNSFELGMKFKNERARAQVTAFYNRYRNFINRTEIGTSTVGRRPIIQYQYQNLDHVKTYGAEASAAYKFLPGWQVSGSIAWMRGEQQDGKPLDSAYPLNGVLGLDYTQEKWGVGTKLRWSKKHSRVSSDTVFQAPGYGVWDIGAWYKPFKNLEIGANIYNVGNKKYWQHADVAGMSRTSVMDLYTETGRNFAATVQLKF
- a CDS encoding ABC transporter ATP-binding protein, which translates into the protein MHTLFQICNLSVRVQDKTLLEIDQLDIPSGMTVIIGPNGAGKSTLLRALIGQTGQGGIMLFGEAVAPQIRTGRVAWVGQHGRYNMPMTVREYIALASFVQKGRLNHEWADELLDYFDLTALADKRIGKLSGGEQQRANIIRALLQNAPVLLLDEPCNHLDIRHQHRLMQYLVGHSSRASSILVLHDLNLAARYAEHIILINKGKVVAAGKVGEVMHSDLLESVYGWQIRRCEDEAGFYFRS
- a CDS encoding FecCD family ABC transporter permease, encoding MKPHTLTLCLLLTATAVYLCCGIGFGAWESPLAMDETVRQIRLPRIYTALLVGAGLSASGAALQALFENPLADPSLIGTSGGAALGVIVLLALGGGAMGVPAAAFLGALGVCLLILAVHKLLGGGTLGLLVLGFVLSAFSGAVVSMILFLSDDLVLRSATTWLSGSLAEAGFSSPVAAIAVMLPGFLILLSAGRRLDVLMTGEDTAASMGVSVGALRVQTVIGAALMTGAAVSLSGIIGFLGMMIPNVLAQTVGGSRRKLITLSAWLGAVFLMVVDGAARWLTYPVDLPVGIVIALLGGPFFMYLFIKPLKSR
- a CDS encoding heme/hemin ABC transporter substrate-binding protein, with product MKLKLLLLSAFISLAGTAHAQRIVVLTPDTADIVAALGALDEIVGRDQTVQNPALKNKPSIGIHRRLTVEPIVAAKPDIAIGSWMAQPADIFAHLQKAGIKAVNVAPDDSIAAYPQSIRNIGQLIGKSAQADKLASKWQADMKQQPSSGKRYLFSYDGRIVSGKNTAADEIIRRAGGINAAAAIDGLKPMTREAWIAAKPDIIIIADHNTAMIGNVKTFAARPEIAGSPAAKNGKIYLWKANDMFRYGLDTPQVIQRLHGLAK